A single genomic interval of Hyphomicrobium methylovorum harbors:
- a CDS encoding cytochrome c peroxidase, protein MATFPLRGLALAAVLSASVLASFAISAFSQSAVVPNLDALEALGGQLFSDRDLSFSRKQNCVSCHSPQLAFSDPRSLGEINGAVSRGGDGRSFGDRNAPTLMYIAFTPAFHRAAGGAAIGGMFWDGRASTLKDQIRDPLLNPVEMAMPDEESVVQRLREKPEYQEAFASLFGPEVLSDTPRAFAAAEEAMAAFLRTRDFAPFDSKYDRSLRGEVVLSAAESKGRDIFFADGRCSACHMTSESSGSKAELFTNFRYYNLGVPKNDTVRRLNGSKPDRIDHGLLENAAIDDPAQSGRFKVPTLRNVAVTGPYMHNGLFQELRTAVLFHQRFSPHNSEAQINPETGRNWDTPEVADNVARAELQASPLSSQDVDNLIAFLKSLTDRTYEDLLR, encoded by the coding sequence GTGGCGACGTTCCCTTTACGAGGACTGGCGTTGGCGGCTGTGCTGTCGGCGTCGGTCCTTGCCTCTTTTGCGATATCTGCCTTCTCGCAATCGGCAGTGGTTCCGAACCTCGATGCGCTTGAGGCGCTCGGAGGCCAGCTGTTCAGCGATCGTGATCTCTCGTTCAGCCGCAAGCAGAATTGCGTGAGCTGTCATTCTCCACAACTTGCGTTTTCGGATCCGAGGTCATTGGGTGAGATCAATGGCGCCGTTTCGCGTGGCGGCGATGGGCGTTCATTCGGCGACCGCAATGCGCCGACGCTTATGTACATCGCGTTTACGCCAGCATTTCATCGTGCAGCCGGTGGCGCAGCGATAGGCGGGATGTTTTGGGATGGGCGCGCTTCGACGCTGAAAGATCAAATACGCGACCCGCTTCTCAATCCCGTAGAGATGGCAATGCCGGACGAGGAGAGTGTCGTCCAGCGTTTGCGAGAGAAGCCGGAGTATCAAGAAGCTTTTGCATCGCTGTTCGGGCCCGAGGTCTTGTCCGATACGCCGCGCGCGTTTGCGGCTGCAGAGGAGGCGATGGCTGCGTTTCTTCGCACGAGAGACTTTGCGCCGTTCGATTCGAAGTACGATCGATCGTTGCGCGGCGAAGTCGTCTTGAGTGCCGCGGAGTCCAAGGGGCGCGATATATTCTTCGCCGATGGTCGTTGTAGCGCATGCCACATGACATCAGAGTCTTCTGGCTCAAAGGCCGAGCTTTTTACAAACTTCCGCTATTATAACTTGGGCGTGCCGAAGAACGATACGGTGCGAAGGCTGAACGGTAGTAAGCCCGATCGCATCGATCACGGTCTTCTCGAAAACGCGGCCATCGATGATCCTGCGCAGAGCGGACGGTTTAAAGTGCCGACACTTCGCAATGTCGCGGTAACCGGTCCGTACATGCACAATGGCCTGTTCCAGGAGCTTCGAACGGCCGTTCTATTCCATCAGCGGTTCTCGCCTCATAATTCGGAAGCCCAAATCAATCCGGAAACCGGACGGAACTGGGATACGCCCGAGGTTGCGGACAACGTTGCGCGCGCGGAGCTGCAAGCGTCACCGCTTTCATCGCAGGATGTCGACAATCTTATTGCGTTTCTGAAGTCGCTTACGGACCGGACATACGAGGATCTTCTGCGTTAG
- a CDS encoding DUF805 domain-containing protein — protein MFDVFFSLKGTLPREQWCLAMITAVAVFHLGISLLLAAGGHQDVPSIVLIALWAFAFVFIVSLLVAKRLLDIDRTVWLALTITVPGIIMTIGFLSGFRLTDVNSVLLAGYLGMFMVPALIACLRYESDN, from the coding sequence GTGTTCGATGTCTTCTTCTCGCTCAAGGGCACGCTGCCCAGAGAGCAGTGGTGTTTGGCGATGATCACCGCCGTCGCCGTTTTTCACTTGGGCATTTCACTGTTGCTCGCGGCTGGCGGACATCAGGACGTGCCGTCGATAGTGCTGATCGCGCTGTGGGCTTTCGCCTTCGTCTTCATCGTGTCGCTGCTGGTCGCAAAACGCCTGTTGGACATCGATCGTACGGTTTGGCTCGCTCTGACAATCACCGTTCCCGGGATTATCATGACCATCGGCTTTCTTTCGGGGTTTAGACTGACGGACGTGAACTCAGTGCTGCTGGCGGGCTATCTGGGAATGTTCATGGTTCCCGCATTGATCGCGTGCCTGCGTTACGAGAGCGACAACTGA
- a CDS encoding SMR family transporter — protein sequence MAWIVLFIAGVFEIVWSFFLKRSDGFTLLVPSAITAVTMFISVVLLANAMKTLPLGTAYCVWTGIGSAGAFLAGIVFLGEAATPLRFVAAALIVAGILLMNLSQS from the coding sequence GTGGCTTGGATCGTTCTATTCATCGCTGGTGTTTTCGAGATTGTTTGGTCTTTCTTCCTCAAAAGGTCTGATGGCTTCACCCTGCTTGTGCCCTCGGCCATTACCGCCGTAACGATGTTCATCAGCGTTGTGCTACTCGCCAACGCTATGAAAACGCTACCGCTCGGAACGGCCTATTGTGTCTGGACGGGCATAGGGTCCGCAGGTGCGTTTCTGGCAGGAATTGTCTTCCTGGGAGAAGCTGCGACACCGCTCCGTTTCGTTGCGGCAGCCCTCATCGTTGCGGGCATCCTGCTGATGAATTTATCTCAAAGCTGA
- a CDS encoding DUF488 family protein, giving the protein MTVTRVPVSHLRLKRAYEPAAPEDGIRILVDRLWPRGVSKDKAALDEWNKDISPSTELRKWFGHDPERWSEFQRRYRTELREHETDLERIRKLAKAQTVTLIYSAHDEAHNDAVVLRDVLLGKAAR; this is encoded by the coding sequence GTGACGGTTACGCGGGTTCCAGTTTCTCATCTGCGATTGAAGCGCGCCTACGAACCTGCGGCTCCAGAAGATGGAATTCGAATTCTCGTTGATCGGCTTTGGCCGCGTGGCGTCAGCAAGGATAAGGCGGCGCTCGACGAGTGGAACAAGGATATTTCCCCGAGCACGGAACTGCGCAAATGGTTCGGGCATGATCCAGAGCGATGGAGCGAGTTTCAGCGGCGGTATCGGACGGAGCTTCGTGAACACGAGACGGATCTGGAGCGCATTCGCAAACTCGCAAAGGCGCAGACCGTCACGCTTATCTATAGCGCGCATGACGAGGCGCATAACGATGCCGTGGTTCTGAGAGATGTGCTTCTTGGAAAGGCGGCGCGCTGA
- a CDS encoding uracil-DNA glycosylase family protein has protein sequence MRDKSETLDALLCDIRACRVCLDNPRYGDPLPHEPRPVVQISKTARICIASQAPGTRVHRSGRPFDDPSGVRLRGWLGIDEVTFYDPSKVAIIPMGFCFPGLRSNGSDLPPRRECAELWRTKLFARLPNLQLLLVIGAYAQRWHLGASVGRQGVNDTVAQWRSYYHADPALRMIPLPHPSWHNNRWLMSHPWFETELLPVLRTDVRKLLF, from the coding sequence GTGAGAGATAAATCCGAAACGCTGGACGCTCTTCTTTGCGACATCCGGGCTTGCCGCGTTTGTCTGGACAATCCGCGATATGGAGATCCGCTGCCTCACGAGCCGAGACCGGTCGTGCAGATCTCGAAGACGGCGCGCATTTGTATCGCCAGTCAAGCTCCGGGCACGCGGGTACATCGTTCCGGCCGTCCGTTCGATGATCCGTCTGGAGTGCGATTGCGCGGCTGGCTCGGTATCGACGAGGTGACATTCTACGATCCGTCCAAAGTAGCCATCATACCGATGGGCTTTTGCTTCCCTGGTCTCAGATCTAACGGAAGCGATCTTCCTCCGCGTCGCGAATGCGCGGAACTCTGGCGAACGAAATTATTTGCGCGGCTACCGAACCTGCAACTGCTTCTTGTCATCGGCGCCTACGCGCAACGATGGCACTTGGGAGCGAGCGTCGGCCGGCAAGGTGTCAACGATACTGTTGCGCAATGGCGGAGCTACTATCACGCGGATCCGGCGTTGCGCATGATCCCGCTACCGCATCCGTCGTGGCACAATAACAGATGGCTCATGAGTCATCCGTGGTTCGAGACGGAGCTTCTCCCAGTGTTAAGAACGGACGTGCGCAAATTGTTGTTTTGA
- a CDS encoding glycosyltransferase → MSKVFQSFWVGSSISPYEKLCLRSFIDHGHSFHLYCYDDSLKVPKGVVLKDASEILAREECFAYKSGAGKGSFAAGSNLFRYKLLAERGGWWVDTDVVCMSDDIALTPPFAAWEDDVLVNNALLCFEAGDSLMREAAAIAMHVGDNAAWGEIGPGLVTRLLKEQNRIEAAYPPEICYPIHYSEALNVLVPAQHDALAQRLNEAKFLHLWNEVFRRAKVSKYLLPPAGSLMRRLVDKHPVSGWTGEYKVKPPRTERPSKGPKFRQKFTPWLYVRSMMNPD, encoded by the coding sequence GTGAGCAAAGTTTTCCAGTCGTTTTGGGTTGGATCATCGATTTCGCCGTATGAAAAATTGTGCCTGCGTTCATTTATCGATCACGGACATTCGTTCCATCTCTACTGCTATGACGACTCACTGAAAGTTCCCAAGGGAGTCGTCCTGAAAGACGCCTCTGAAATTCTCGCTCGAGAAGAGTGTTTCGCTTACAAAAGCGGCGCGGGAAAAGGGTCGTTCGCAGCGGGATCCAACTTATTTCGCTACAAATTACTTGCCGAACGCGGAGGCTGGTGGGTCGATACGGATGTCGTGTGCATGTCGGACGACATCGCATTGACGCCTCCATTCGCAGCTTGGGAAGACGATGTCCTCGTAAACAATGCCCTCCTGTGTTTCGAGGCAGGAGATAGCTTGATGAGGGAAGCTGCAGCTATCGCGATGCACGTCGGTGACAACGCAGCGTGGGGTGAAATTGGCCCAGGCCTCGTAACGCGACTTCTAAAAGAGCAGAATCGGATCGAAGCGGCCTATCCTCCTGAAATCTGTTACCCGATCCACTATAGCGAGGCGCTCAACGTTCTCGTCCCGGCACAGCACGACGCGCTCGCCCAACGCCTGAACGAAGCTAAATTCCTTCATCTGTGGAATGAAGTATTCCGGCGCGCCAAGGTCTCAAAATACCTGCTTCCACCCGCAGGCTCACTTATGCGTCGGCTCGTAGACAAGCACCCGGTTTCCGGATGGACGGGAGAATACAAAGTCAAACCGCCGCGCACAGAGCGCCCGAGCAAAGGACCAAAATTCAGGCAGAAGTTTACGCCTTGGCTCTACGTCCGCTCGATGATGAATCCGGATTGA
- a CDS encoding ATP-grasp fold amidoligase family protein has translation MGCLRRASADRTSNPVAKHQEIFYQISAFGSLCQSAGYKMNSQTFAQSKILSGRIRLKWIQDKSRLPLTSDHWPLYRKIHRSYFNALGKFPNLVNSRSLNDKVQWLKLFDQSDQIIQCSDKLGVREFAKEKLGTSCLLDIYQVADTFQDINFDKLPKSFVLKTNHDSGSVVLVRDKSTLDLAALESKFSESLQRAPHGAHAGEWGYEFISRKIFAEEFMEPENPAPPPDYKFHCSSGKVGFVHFLYDRGVDTKEQTLTPEGRDLEFRLSLHYKKGNDFKRPKNWTHLIAAAEKLAENFKYVRIDLYQSQDRIYLGEMTFWPHAGLYKGDGQEKLGEFIEFDRQTVKPLYRATSQTQ, from the coding sequence GTGGGCTGTCTCCGTAGAGCAAGCGCAGATCGAACCAGCAACCCGGTAGCTAAACATCAAGAAATCTTCTACCAAATATCGGCGTTCGGTTCTCTGTGCCAATCGGCAGGATACAAGATGAACTCACAAACATTCGCCCAATCGAAAATACTGTCGGGGCGAATTCGCCTGAAATGGATTCAGGATAAGAGCAGACTTCCGCTCACATCGGACCATTGGCCACTCTATCGAAAGATCCACCGCTCGTATTTCAACGCGCTCGGAAAATTTCCCAACCTCGTGAATAGCCGCTCGCTGAACGACAAAGTACAGTGGCTAAAACTATTTGACCAAAGCGATCAAATCATTCAGTGCAGCGACAAACTGGGTGTTCGCGAATTCGCGAAAGAAAAACTCGGAACGTCCTGCTTGCTCGACATCTATCAGGTTGCCGACACATTCCAGGACATAAATTTCGATAAACTACCGAAAAGCTTCGTCCTTAAAACAAACCACGATTCAGGTTCTGTTGTACTTGTTCGAGACAAATCGACTTTGGATCTCGCCGCACTTGAGAGCAAGTTCTCTGAATCGTTGCAACGCGCCCCCCATGGCGCTCACGCAGGCGAATGGGGATACGAGTTCATATCGCGAAAAATTTTCGCAGAAGAGTTCATGGAACCGGAAAACCCGGCACCGCCTCCGGATTATAAATTCCACTGTTCAAGTGGCAAAGTCGGCTTCGTCCATTTCCTCTATGATCGCGGCGTCGATACGAAAGAACAAACGCTCACTCCTGAAGGTCGTGATCTCGAGTTTCGCCTTTCACTTCACTACAAAAAGGGGAATGACTTCAAACGACCGAAGAATTGGACCCACCTTATCGCGGCAGCTGAAAAGCTGGCAGAAAATTTCAAATACGTTCGGATCGATCTCTATCAGAGCCAAGACCGCATTTACCTAGGAGAGATGACGTTCTGGCCCCATGCCGGACTCTACAAGGGTGACGGCCAGGAAAAGCTAGGAGAATTTATAGAGTTTGATCGACAGACCGTGAAACCTCTATATCGCGCGACATCACAGACTCAGTAG
- the aceE gene encoding pyruvate dehydrogenase (acetyl-transferring), homodimeric type gives MSKRSPRSDSSHDAETAEWKDAISSVIAFEGTGRADDILAEVVQRARASGAAIRFASSTAYINSIPLEDETKHPGDREIEHRIVAAIRWNAAALVVRSNKESSELGGHIASYQSAATLYETGFMHFWHAPTDDHGGDLILIQGHSSPGIYARAFIEGRLDEDRLLHFRQEVGGRGLSSYPHPWLMPDFWQFPTVSMGLGPLMAIYQARFLKYLHNRGLADTEKRKIWVFCGDGEMDEPESLGAISLAGREKLDNLIFVINCNLQRLDGPVRGNGKIIQELERNFRGAGWNVLKVIWGSQWDELLARDDTGRLRQLMEECVDGEYQVFKSRDGAFIRENFFGRYPETATLVADWSDEKIWRLTRGGHDPSKVYAAYASAVAHKGEPTCILAKTVKGYGMGAAGEATMLAHQSKKMDIEALKHFRDRFKVPLSDSEIVDLPFIRFPKGSVEDDYLHKTRERLGGYLPSRRAKSVSLQAPPLSMFETQLKGSDGREISTTMAFVRILNALMRDKDLGRRIVPIIPDESRTFGMEGMFRQFGIFSQVGQLYRPQDADQLMFYKEDKTGQVLQEGINEAGAMASWMAAATSYSTSNVPMVPFYIFYSMFGFQRVGDLAWAAGDERCRGFLLGGTSGRTTLNGEGLQHEDGHSHVLSTTIPNCISYDPSFGYEVAVIIQNGLKRMLQDQEDVFFYLTLLNENYAHPAMPEGVEDGIVKGMYLWRAAEEGAGHKVQLMGSGAILGEIIAAADLLQSDWGVAADVWSVTSFTELAREAQDVERWNLLHPVEMPRIPYVTQKISERGEGPVIASTDYMKLYANQIRSAVPNRFRVLGTDGFGRSDYRRTLRSFFEVDRYFITLSALQALADENKIPSIKLAEAIAKYGIDPNKPNPARS, from the coding sequence ATGAGCAAACGCTCGCCTCGGTCCGACTCGTCGCACGATGCAGAGACGGCTGAGTGGAAGGATGCGATTTCCTCCGTTATTGCGTTCGAGGGAACTGGGCGCGCGGATGATATTCTTGCCGAGGTTGTGCAGCGCGCGCGAGCAAGTGGTGCCGCGATCCGGTTCGCGTCCAGCACCGCGTACATCAATTCCATTCCGCTAGAAGACGAGACGAAGCATCCAGGGGACCGTGAGATCGAACACCGGATCGTCGCCGCGATCCGATGGAATGCTGCGGCGTTGGTCGTGCGGTCGAACAAGGAGAGTTCCGAACTCGGCGGGCACATCGCCAGCTATCAGTCTGCGGCGACGCTCTACGAAACCGGGTTCATGCACTTCTGGCATGCGCCGACGGACGATCACGGCGGCGACCTCATTTTGATCCAAGGACATTCGTCGCCCGGCATTTATGCTCGCGCGTTTATTGAAGGGCGACTCGACGAAGACCGGCTTCTGCATTTTCGGCAGGAGGTCGGCGGGCGTGGTCTGTCATCCTATCCGCACCCGTGGCTGATGCCCGACTTCTGGCAGTTTCCGACCGTGTCGATGGGCCTTGGTCCGTTGATGGCGATCTATCAGGCGAGATTTCTCAAGTACCTCCACAATCGCGGGCTTGCAGATACCGAGAAGCGCAAAATTTGGGTGTTTTGCGGTGACGGCGAAATGGACGAGCCGGAAAGCCTCGGCGCAATCTCGCTCGCCGGACGAGAGAAGCTGGACAATCTGATCTTCGTCATCAACTGCAATTTGCAGCGGCTCGATGGGCCGGTGCGCGGCAACGGGAAGATCATTCAAGAACTGGAACGCAATTTTCGCGGCGCGGGCTGGAATGTTCTGAAAGTTATCTGGGGCTCGCAATGGGACGAGTTGTTGGCGCGTGACGACACCGGCCGGCTGCGTCAGTTGATGGAAGAATGCGTTGACGGCGAGTATCAGGTTTTCAAATCGCGCGACGGCGCGTTCATTCGCGAGAATTTTTTCGGCCGCTATCCTGAGACGGCGACATTGGTTGCCGACTGGTCTGACGAGAAGATCTGGCGGCTAACGCGTGGCGGACACGATCCGTCGAAGGTTTATGCAGCGTATGCGTCTGCCGTTGCTCACAAGGGTGAGCCGACGTGCATTCTTGCCAAAACCGTCAAGGGTTACGGAATGGGCGCGGCGGGCGAAGCAACGATGCTCGCGCACCAATCTAAAAAGATGGACATCGAGGCGCTGAAGCATTTCCGCGATCGCTTCAAGGTTCCGTTGTCGGATTCGGAAATCGTCGACCTTCCGTTCATTCGTTTTCCCAAAGGTTCGGTCGAGGACGACTACCTGCATAAAACGCGCGAGCGGCTGGGCGGGTATTTGCCATCGCGGCGTGCCAAGTCGGTCTCGCTGCAGGCTCCGCCGCTGTCGATGTTTGAGACGCAACTCAAGGGATCGGACGGCCGCGAGATTTCGACGACGATGGCGTTCGTGCGGATCCTGAATGCGCTGATGCGCGACAAGGACCTTGGGCGGCGTATCGTGCCGATCATACCGGACGAGAGCCGCACGTTCGGCATGGAAGGCATGTTCCGGCAGTTCGGTATTTTCAGTCAGGTCGGTCAGCTTTACCGCCCGCAGGATGCTGACCAGCTTATGTTCTACAAGGAAGATAAAACCGGGCAGGTCTTGCAGGAAGGCATCAACGAAGCGGGCGCGATGGCTTCGTGGATGGCGGCGGCGACGAGCTATTCGACGTCAAACGTTCCTATGGTGCCGTTCTATATTTTTTATTCGATGTTCGGTTTTCAGCGTGTCGGCGATCTTGCGTGGGCGGCAGGCGACGAGCGTTGCCGCGGTTTTCTTCTCGGTGGAACGTCGGGCAGAACAACGCTGAACGGTGAGGGGCTGCAACACGAAGATGGTCACAGTCATGTGCTGTCGACGACGATACCGAACTGCATCTCGTATGATCCGTCGTTCGGCTATGAAGTTGCGGTGATTATTCAGAATGGCCTCAAGCGGATGCTTCAGGATCAGGAAGATGTGTTCTTTTATCTGACGCTGCTGAACGAGAACTACGCCCACCCCGCGATGCCGGAGGGCGTGGAAGATGGCATCGTCAAGGGCATGTATCTGTGGCGTGCCGCTGAAGAAGGGGCGGGCCATAAAGTTCAGCTCATGGGGTCTGGCGCCATTCTGGGTGAGATCATCGCGGCGGCTGATTTGTTGCAATCGGATTGGGGTGTTGCGGCGGACGTCTGGAGTGTTACGAGTTTCACGGAGCTCGCCCGCGAGGCGCAAGACGTCGAACGGTGGAACCTGCTGCATCCGGTTGAGATGCCGCGCATTCCGTATGTCACGCAGAAGATTTCGGAACGCGGCGAAGGGCCCGTTATTGCATCCACCGACTACATGAAACTTTATGCCAACCAGATCCGTTCGGCTGTGCCGAACCGCTTTCGCGTTCTGGGAACGGATGGATTTGGACGATCTGACTATCGGCGCACGTTGCGGTCATTTTTCGAAGTCGATCGTTATTTCATTACGTTGAGCGCGCTGCAGGCGCTGGCGGACGAAAACAAGATTCCGTCAATCAAATTGGCCGAAGCTATCGCGAAGTATGGGATTGATCCTAACAAGCCCAATCCGGCCCGCAGCTGA
- a CDS encoding 2-oxo acid dehydrogenase subunit E2, which translates to MALVDVKVPNIGDFENVPVVEVQVKTGQTVAADEPLITLESDKAALDIPAPEAGRVTDILISVGDKVSEGAVILRLETGGTGKKDSKPADDEDDDKGDEDKANTDHHESKREPQSREDEEARPEMPRAPSSLPVEPGLVHASPSVRRIAHELDVDLTKLKGSGEKGRITKDDVKRHIAESAGSAMSHGVGIPEIPAQDFAKFGPIETKPMSRLQRLAGPHLHRSWLNIPHVTNSDEADITELESYRKSLDETAKASGYRVTLVSFLLKASVFALKQHPNVNASLAPSKDALILKRYYNIGVAVDTPDGLVVPVIRDVDRKGILELSQELTAVSERMREGRITPTDIQGSTFSISSLGGIGGTGFTPIVNAPEVAILGVVRAVMKPVWDGKTFQPRLMLPICLSYDHRAIDGALAARFLRKMSDALSDVRQLVL; encoded by the coding sequence ATGGCGCTGGTTGACGTAAAAGTACCGAATATCGGCGATTTCGAGAACGTCCCCGTTGTCGAAGTTCAGGTGAAGACGGGGCAAACGGTGGCCGCCGACGAGCCGCTGATTACGCTCGAAAGCGATAAGGCTGCGCTCGATATTCCGGCTCCGGAAGCAGGGCGGGTTACAGACATTCTCATCTCGGTTGGAGACAAAGTCAGCGAGGGCGCGGTCATTCTGCGTCTCGAGACGGGCGGTACCGGGAAGAAGGATAGTAAACCGGCGGATGACGAAGACGACGACAAAGGCGACGAAGACAAAGCGAATACAGATCATCACGAGTCTAAGCGTGAACCGCAGTCGCGCGAGGATGAGGAAGCTCGGCCAGAGATGCCACGTGCGCCTTCATCGCTGCCGGTGGAGCCGGGACTTGTGCATGCGAGTCCATCGGTGCGCCGGATAGCGCATGAACTCGATGTCGATTTGACCAAGTTGAAGGGGTCGGGTGAGAAGGGCCGGATCACCAAGGACGATGTGAAACGCCATATCGCGGAGAGCGCGGGCAGCGCGATGTCGCACGGCGTCGGCATTCCTGAAATCCCCGCTCAAGACTTCGCAAAATTCGGTCCGATTGAAACGAAGCCGATGTCGCGGCTGCAACGCCTCGCCGGTCCGCATCTGCATCGTTCGTGGCTCAACATTCCGCATGTCACCAATTCGGATGAAGCTGACATTACGGAACTTGAAAGCTATCGCAAATCTCTCGATGAAACGGCGAAGGCTTCAGGATATCGCGTGACGCTCGTTTCATTTCTGCTGAAGGCTTCCGTTTTCGCGCTGAAGCAACATCCGAACGTCAATGCGTCGCTCGCGCCGAGTAAAGATGCGCTCATTCTCAAGCGCTATTACAACATCGGCGTTGCGGTCGATACGCCGGACGGGCTTGTCGTGCCTGTGATCCGAGATGTGGATCGGAAGGGCATTCTGGAGCTGAGCCAGGAGCTGACCGCCGTGTCGGAACGGATGCGCGAGGGGCGGATTACGCCGACGGATATTCAGGGCAGCACGTTTTCCATTTCGAGTCTCGGTGGGATAGGCGGAACGGGTTTCACGCCGATCGTGAATGCGCCGGAAGTCGCTATTCTTGGTGTTGTGCGGGCGGTGATGAAACCTGTTTGGGACGGCAAGACGTTTCAACCGCGTTTGATGCTTCCGATTTGTCTTTCCTACGATCATCGTGCGATCGACGGTGCGCTTGCCGCGCGTTTTCTGCGGAAAATGAGCGATGCGCTTAGCGATGTTCGCCAGCTTGTGCTTTAG
- the lpdA gene encoding dihydrolipoyl dehydrogenase: MSKQRIRIPDIGDFEDVPVIEVLVKPGARVAKEDALLTLESDKASFDVPSPADGVIVDVLVKVGDRVSEGTEIAVLESSDKDDAATADADPSKGEKQSASSRETSVQSKEKRAAADHECDVLVLGSGPGGYSAAFRAADLGARTVLVERWPVLGGVCLNVGCIPSKALLHTAGVIEAARALERQGVRFGAPEVDLKALAAHKDAVVTKLTSGLASMAKARKVTTLTGVGAFVDEHSLKITSGAQETIVRFESAIIAAGSEAVRLPFLPDDPRIVDSTGALELRHVPKSMLVIGGGIIGLEMATVYSALGARVDVVEVLDGLMPGADRDLVAVWQKFNAGRFGRIMLDTRVVAAKAKQDGIEITFEGKNAPGETMQYGLVLSAVGRKPNGNAIGAEKAGVRISERGFIPVDREMRTNVRHIFAIGDVACEPMLAHKAVHEGHVAAENAAGKRSAFDARQIPSVAYTDPEIAWAGLTETDAKARSIPYRKAIFPWAASGRALANGRAEGFTKLLFDPETERIVGGAIVGVEAGNLISEVCLAIEMGADAVDIGKTIHPHPTLSESIGMAAEVFEGICTDLPPQKRV; this comes from the coding sequence ATGAGTAAACAACGGATTCGAATTCCGGATATCGGCGACTTCGAAGATGTGCCGGTTATCGAGGTATTGGTGAAGCCGGGTGCAAGGGTCGCCAAGGAAGACGCATTGCTCACTCTCGAGAGCGACAAGGCGTCGTTCGATGTTCCTTCGCCCGCAGACGGCGTCATCGTTGACGTGCTCGTTAAGGTGGGCGATCGCGTGAGCGAGGGGACGGAGATTGCGGTCCTTGAGAGTAGCGACAAGGACGACGCTGCCACCGCTGATGCTGACCCTTCGAAAGGCGAGAAGCAATCAGCGTCTTCTCGGGAAACGTCGGTGCAATCGAAGGAAAAGCGCGCGGCTGCGGACCACGAGTGTGATGTGCTTGTTCTTGGCTCAGGGCCGGGCGGGTATTCCGCTGCATTTCGCGCGGCTGATCTTGGTGCGCGAACGGTTTTGGTCGAACGGTGGCCGGTGCTTGGCGGCGTGTGTTTGAACGTCGGCTGTATCCCGTCGAAAGCGTTGCTGCATACGGCTGGCGTCATTGAAGCTGCTCGGGCTCTTGAGCGGCAGGGTGTTCGTTTCGGTGCGCCGGAAGTCGATCTCAAGGCGCTTGCGGCGCATAAGGATGCGGTCGTCACCAAGTTGACGAGCGGTCTCGCGAGCATGGCCAAGGCGCGCAAGGTCACGACGCTCACCGGAGTGGGGGCGTTTGTTGACGAACATTCTTTGAAGATTACGTCCGGCGCGCAGGAAACGATTGTTCGGTTTGAGTCTGCGATCATTGCGGCGGGCTCGGAAGCTGTGCGCTTGCCGTTTCTTCCTGATGATCCGCGCATCGTGGATTCGACCGGCGCGCTGGAGTTGCGACACGTGCCGAAGTCGATGCTTGTCATCGGTGGTGGTATCATCGGTCTTGAAATGGCGACGGTCTATTCGGCGCTGGGTGCGCGCGTCGACGTCGTGGAGGTTCTCGACGGATTGATGCCGGGAGCGGATCGCGATCTCGTTGCCGTCTGGCAGAAGTTCAATGCGGGCCGCTTTGGTCGGATCATGCTCGATACGCGCGTTGTCGCGGCGAAGGCAAAGCAAGACGGTATAGAGATCACCTTCGAAGGCAAGAACGCGCCGGGCGAGACGATGCAGTACGGGCTTGTGCTCTCGGCAGTCGGTCGAAAGCCGAATGGCAACGCGATTGGAGCCGAGAAGGCGGGGGTTCGGATTTCGGAGCGAGGGTTCATCCCCGTCGATCGTGAGATGCGGACGAACGTCAGACATATCTTTGCGATCGGCGATGTCGCGTGCGAGCCCATGCTTGCACACAAGGCCGTGCATGAGGGGCACGTAGCGGCGGAGAACGCAGCGGGAAAGCGGAGTGCGTTCGATGCGCGGCAAATTCCGTCGGTAGCTTACACGGACCCAGAAATCGCTTGGGCGGGATTGACCGAGACGGACGCGAAGGCGCGGAGCATTCCCTATCGTAAGGCAATTTTTCCCTGGGCTGCGTCAGGCCGGGCGCTTGCGAACGGACGTGCGGAGGGCTTCACCAAGCTGCTCTTCGATCCCGAAACAGAGCGCATCGTAGGGGGCGCTATCGTTGGCGTTGAAGCGGGCAATCTGATTTCCGAAGTGTGTTTGGCGATCGAGATGGGCGCGGATGCCGTCGATATCGGGAAGACGATCCATCCGCATCCCACGCTGTCGGAATCTATCGGGATGGCAGCCGAGGTTTTTGAAGGGATCTGCACCGATCTGCCGCCGCAAAAGCGTGTGTGA